From the Salarias fasciatus chromosome 5, fSalaFa1.1, whole genome shotgun sequence genome, the window gtattttgttttatgttttgtgtttgacatGCGGACAGCCTGAGGAAAGAaactcctcttcatcctcagtCTTCGCCTTTGGGCCTCTTCAGAGAGAACCTCATGGCAGTGAGGAGAAGATGATCACCTGAAGTGACCAGGAGAGGTCACGTGAGAGTGTGACCCCAAAGTATTTACAGCTGTCCAGCGTCTGCAGCTCAGCCCCACTGGTTCAACTGGTTCACTCACACACCGGCTGAGGCGCCACTGTGTCCATCCAGTGGGAGCCGCTTTGGCTCAAGGACATTGCACCATATGGAGAAAGTCGATATTTGATGTGGAGACAGGATGTCCAGGATGAGCAGGGCTGATGGCAACAGGTCACACGTCCATCACAGGAGAAACAGCTGGACACCCACATGCtcactcacatccacacaccgACACATAACTCAGTCACCAGTTAGCCCTGAATGCATGCATTAATGCTGGGAACGTCCATCACATGGCAAACACAGGGAGACGGACATACACGTTTATCAATACATAATAATGGCGACTGGTTTTcctcacatgcatgcacagagagaacataaaaatgtagattttgaagcaaataatgataataatgatactGGCATTACTTGAAAGGAGCTCATACTGTACTGCATATCTGACTCTGAGAAAAGGATTGGCTACAGTTTgccttcatatatatatatatatacagtgttgggcaagttactttaaaaaagtaattagttagaattacaaattacttctcccaaaaagtaattgagttagtaactcagttacctcactgaaaaagtaattagttactcagcaaagtaactgacgttatttttcatgttctacacattaccacattctataacatcaaagatgtttatatcaactgattgaagaataaaaacactttatacagtattttagaacatttagtatttatttgaactaaactgcagcctgttaagaaaacacaaatgtaaacttctggccattaagtactgcaaatctctgtaactgtacattaggcctgctgtgttccagtggacctgcagtcagtgttcagctcggctctggtcgcctgctggttgcttgttttaactgagcggctcctctccctcctgctgcgtttggaCTCGGGGttgggttagcagcagcagcaacaagtgtcatgctagcatgtggcagacgtgaataaagtcttccagtgaggcttccagtttcagaacgctacctttctgtgtcctgggctcgagctccacgccattgtctctgtcttgtgtttaccggtcagcgcgtgcagcgagtgagacacgtgGGCAGGGCATGCCCGCCCACCAACCAATCAGCATCGTGtcttcatcacccccccccccccccccctattcccctctcccccgtcctccctgctctctcctgcagctgatgtgcggcagcagcggacactcgcgcttcattcagtcagtagtaacgcgccacttcatatttttagtaacggtaacggcgttgcaacgatgggaaaagtaactaattagattattcgttactgaaaaaaataacgccgttactaacgccgttattcccaacactgtatatatatatatgtatatacatatatatatatatatatatatatatatatatatatatatatatatatatatatatatatatatatatatatacacacacacacacacacacacatatatatatatatatatatatatatatatatatatatatatatatatatatacacacacacacacacacacacacacacacacacatatatgcataCTGGATTTGAACCGTGTCTCACTTGATCcacatgaaacagaaacatcGTCACAgggctccacccactgctccacccactcTATGACTTAACActgtgaaacaggaaaacagctCATTTCCGAGCAGGTGACACACGGTGAGAAGATTCACTCTTACACCAAAAATACTGCAAGAACCGAACAAAAGCATCTGCAGGTAGGAAAGCTGAAAACACTGGGAGCATTTTGTGAGTTTAAAACTTGCACTTTAACCTGCCTGCAGACTCCAAGATAAGATCTGAGCGAGCCCTgactgaaagtgaaagtaacttTAGAAGAACTCTCTCGACTGCCTGACTCTGCTGCCAGTTTTCTTTTGGCTGTGGGAGAAAATGCATTCCATCTCCGAGGAGGACCTCTGCTGCCCGATCTGCACTGGGATCTACAGGAACCCCGTAGTGCtgtcctgcagccacagctTCTGTAAAATTTGCATACAGAAATGGTGGCAGGGGAAAAAGGAGCGCGAGTGTCCATGTTGTAAGAGGAAATCCTCAAAGAGTGACCCCCCGAATAACTTGGCCCTGAGGAACCTGTGTGAGGCCTTCTTATcgggcagcgagcagagagagTCGGCAGGTCTGTGCAAACTGCACTCTGAGAAGCTCCGCCTCTTCTGCCTGGACCATCAGCAACCGGTTTGTCTCGTCTGTCGAGAGTCAAAGATGCACAAACAGCACGAGTTCAGACCCATCGACGAGGCCGCACAGGATCACAGAGTGAAGCTCCAGATTGAACTCACGCCTCTGCAAGAGAAACTGGCTCTTTTTGAAGAATTCAAAGAGAAATACGATCAAACAGCAAAGCACATGGTGGCCCAGGCTCAGCAGACAGAGGAACACATCAAGGAGCAGTTCAAGAAGCTCCATCAGTTTCtccaagaggaagaggagaccaGGATCGCTGCTCTGAGAGACgaacaggaccagaagaatCAGCTGCTGAAAGGAAAGATTCAAGTTCTgagcagaaacatttcagttctGTCAGATGTTATCAGAGCCACAGAAACggagctgagagctgaagaCGTCCCATTCCTGAACAACTACAAGGCTGCAGTGGAGAGAGTCCAGCAGCTTCCCCATCTGCAAGATCCAAAGCTGATCTCTGGGGTTCTGATCGACGAGGTCAACCATGTGGGCAACCTGGCCTTCAACATCTGGAAAAAGATGAAGCAGGTGGTCTCCTGGGCTCCCGTGATTCTGGACCCGAACACGGCCGACCCGGAACTCAAAGTGTCCGCAGATCTGAGGATCGTGAAAGCCGTGAAGCAACAGAAGCTTCCGGCAAACCCAGAGAGGACCAAATACTCCTGCTCCGTCCTTGGTTCCCAAGGCTTCAACTCCGGAAGTCACTCCTGGGAAATTTACGTCGGAAACAACAAGGACTGGGAACTGGGCGTGCTGGGAGACCAAACGGGGTCAAACGGACGCCTGCAGTCGAGACTTTGGAGGATTCTGTTCTCTGACGGCAAACTGACGGCATTCTCTTCGTCAGATGTAGAGAAACATCTGACAGTCAAGACCAAGCTGGAGAAGGtcagagttcatctggacttTGGTCGTGGAAAGTTGTCATTCTCAAACAGcgacactgaaacacacttacACACCTTCATGCACAAGTTCTCCGACACAGTGTTTCCCTACATTTACACTGAAAGCCCACAGCCACTGAAGATTCTGCCGGCGAAGGTGTCTGTgactgtggagtgtgtgtagctgagtaaatgaagagaaagactgatgctgcgttcacaccggacgcatCGTGGGCTTCGTCGAGGCTtaggacgcctcgaagctgacgcttatGATGCTTCAAGCACGATGCATGACACCAGGAggtcacaaagctcacgacgCTCGCCAGTTTATTGGAGGCTGAACGGGAggctgtgatttctgtttccagctctgGCGGAAACGCATTAGGAGAGTGgattggctttatttgttagcTAGCTAACCCTATGCTTTCTATTCTTGTCTCTGTAGTGGTCTGACGACGTGTCATAAAGCTCAGGACGAGCGCACACAGCCACAATCAACTTCCAATCTTCCATCGCTGTCTTTCTTTTCCGGACTCCTGGTCCTGACGTGaaacgtagtgacgtagcaccggagggatcgtctctgattggttgacgccccgCAGCAGCgggtcgaaagttcagttttcccaactctcaaaaagcgacgctcacgacgtcgctgacgccggggacgcatGTCCTGGGCGTCAGACGCTCGAAATGCTTGAAAAGTCGATGCTCCTGACGCTCCTGAAGCGCcaccccgccgcccgccgctccacgacgctcgtccaccatagactttgcacaGAAAAGCgccgcccgtgacgcttgcgacgtatccggtgtgaacgcaccatgagTCTTCTTTGAAGCAGCTTTATTACTGAGGTGGGATGAGAGTTTGAAAATAATGTGAGACGTGATAAAGGTTTACTGACGGCACTGAAAGGtgatttcagattaaaaaaaaaaaaaagatggcatTTAAGTGTGAATATTATTACTATAAATGTTCTGAATGGAAGTAGGTCGGACAGGGAGTTATGTAATTCTGTTGTCATAAAAGGTTTAGAGCTGGTTTAGAGTTTTCGCATCTAAACTAAAGTGATTGTTTAACAAAGGAGGTATTTTTAGAATAATCAGAAGATTTTTGCTGCGTTCTTGATTGAGAGTTAGATGTAAAAATAGAATTACCAAAAATAATCGTATGTTGTTGAGTGTATGCTTCATTTATTTGGATAATGCAGATTATTTTAAAGTGAGATGTCAATAAGCAACAGTCATGTTCtcaaatctgtcaaaaaaaaaacagaagaaaagttttttttctttgtaattgaTGGCTTCAGTTGTgggacaataaaaaaaaaagaaacacattgtgTCCTTATAAACCACTGCAGTCACTCACTAACAGGAGTTCACTTATCAATCACTTTTCCACCGATTAATTCCAGTCACATTCACCAAGTCACACACCATCGGTAAGGCTGCCATGCCAGGTGCTCGATCTGCACCAAAATTTTGCCGACTGAACTTGAAACCTTCTGACTGAGAGACGACCAACTGCGCCCCAGAAGCCAGAGTTGAACACAGGAGCGGAGGTGCCGTAGTAACCGTTCGATTGGCTGGAGGATCAGCGTCCAGTCTCCAAACAGAGCCAGttactgctgtgtgtttgagcaCTTTATGAGTTTAGATCTGATCGGATTAAAGATGGGAAAGTGTTCAGGGAATTCTCCCGAGTGCAGTGGAGATAATCTGCTTTTTTAtactctgttttctctgctatATCATATTGTTTCTGCATGTCCTCATTATGCAGTATTTATAGAAGCACATTATATTTCAAGTAGGGCTGTCAGATTTAATCGCATTAGTCGTGATTAATTAATGTAGGGATGACtgaagattaatttttttaaatcatgattaattacaGAATTAGGCTTAgggcttttttcagtttgaaaacagtgtTATTAACATTCACATTGTATTAAGACGGTctacatggcactttattttgaaagaaaatccaacaggGAAATCCTTTCTCTGATTCGCAATCAAGACACTCTGGTAAGAAATCCGTCACTGCAGGAAATCCCCAAATgctgaaaactgccttcaagttcaaaacaacagaactgaaaaaaatgccATTCAAAACGTGTTTAATCGTCTATAATACTATGGAAATAATGCCAttaatcatgatttaaaaatgtaatcttttgacagccccAATTTCCAGTGTTGATGCCAGTATGCTTCAGTAGGAGAGGAGAGTTGCGGCATGTTGCGGATGAACTGTCTGCGCGGCCCGTGTTGTTTCAGGAGTTTGGAAGCAGCGTCTTACCTGGAGTTCTTTGGTCCTCAGCAAGCCTCCTCCGTACATTTCGTGGGCTTTTCCTGTCAGGTCTGCGTAACGATGGTGACCCAGGATTATGTGGCGTTGACACAGTACTTTCTGATTCACACCCTGCAGACACAGTGTGGGAGAGTGGTACAGAACAGGCCACCAGCTCAGGATTCTCACCCACAACCTCCACTCATGACTTTTTGGACTTTTCCCTCAGTAACACGACCAGTTAACTGCAGGTTCAAAATGCTCAGGTTCAGCCGTCCCTTTAACATCGACCTGGAAACCTTTGTTTCATCACCTATTGTTTGTAGAATATATATCTGAGGACGTTAAGTTTGCAGCTCAGGTTTCTTTGGTTACGTTCAATGTTGCCGTCAAGACGGAGGGGTGTTGGTGTCCAGAGACTTTATACTCCAGTTTGCTCTAGTTTGACCATCTGTCTCTAGTGCTCTGTGTTTCTAGAACAAGCTCAGTGTGCAtgtgcttgtgcatgtgtgtgtatatatatatataagccAGAGTTCTGGTTCAAGTCAGTTCTCACTGTTAAGGTTTAGATAAGCGGTGACTGTTTTTGGTTTAGTTGTTAGAGTTGCTTTGTGGTGGTTCAATTACCAGTTACAGCATTTAAAACTAAAGTTAAATTTAACGTTAAAGTTCAGTATTATAATGGCCATGATGGCTTATTGGTATGTTTGATATGTGgactaaaacaataaaaaaaagttctccTGAAAGCATCAAAACGGCTAAAGGCTAAAAATGCAAAGAagctaaaatatcaaaaattgTTTAAAAGTGAAAACCAGACAAATTTGCTAAAATTACTAGctaaattagattaaaaaaaaactacaaaaacatgaaatgttataAACCGTTTCAAATGATAAAATGTCTAATTGTAATTATTAATCTTCATAAATACAAGTTAAGAGGCATGTTTTGGATGTACAGCCAAAACAATTATATAACTTGATAAGCTCAAAGGTTGAACATGCTTTCAATGAATTTCAGTTGATGAAAACTGACACACAAATAATAATTTATAAAACATTTGCTTCATAAAGGTCATGAAAGTTGCAGATGTCTGCgaattcattaattcattcaatTAGATGGACAAATGAAAGTTAGGATGTTAGGATACCGAAGTACCAGATAGCAGAGATAAAGTGGGTTTATTTCACAGAGAGGACCGAAACCTGCGTTTCTGCGCTGAGCAGCACTAAAACGGCCGATAAAGACCACTTACGGTGGGGAGACTTGACACGAGAGGGAGGAAGACTGTGAGAGATCTGCTGTGACGCAGTTGATCATAACAACCGTtctctggaacacacacacacacacacacacacacacacgcacacaaaccaAACGCCAGGCGTCACAGAGAATCTCCAAGTATTTAATACCAACAGGTGAAAAAGCAGcatgtttctttctttacttGTGGTGAAGACATTATTCTTTTGTctgttctcatgtaaacaaaaccagacGTTCTCACATTATTGGGTATTTACATGATATCTGGTCAGTTTCAGGGTGACGCCAAATGTGCGAGTGTGAATGAAGGGTGAATTAAAACAGCAGAATCATGGAGCTAATGAGTGAATGTTTATTATTATGAGGATTACGGCCCTCTTCCCCATGTGCCTCAAAGTGCACGGTTATTTCATCTGGTCAGACGGATTATGCTTTTCAGGGGAAACTCAAACACAGCGTCTGTTTTCATATCAGACGTCTCACCATTCGTGTGCAGTAAAGACTGCTGAGGTAACCTTTTAATGATATATACCAGCTGTTGTGCTTGCTTGAGGTCGAGAGTAAATCACATGAATGGCTTTAGGTGGGAAATGTATCATGAACATGAAGAACGGGCAGGGCTGATGAGTCTAAACGTCTGGAGAATCTGATGAGTAATTCCAATAAATTCAGAATTGAGACAGTTTCTAATTAAGGATTCTAACTGAATTTGCAGTCTAGTAGCTGAGTGGATTATGAAAGGATGAACTGACTTTAAAATTGTCTGCTTCATAATTAACTTGAGGCTAACTGGTGACTTTAAATTGCTTGTGGGAATTGGCAATATGACTACTTCAGATTagtgtttttgattttcttaccaaacagagagacagccagGGTCATGTTATCTCTGTGGTCGCGGCTCAgttccagctggaggagacggTCCATCAGGTTATCGTAGCAGCGATAGTCGTCGCCGATCTGACTCTCTCCGCAGACGCACCTGAGAGGAAACATAACGAACAACACGACGATGCAAACAAAGTCTCACAGGAACATGCACAGGAAAACAGACAGGGCTGTGTGGTTCTGTGAAAAGTCACACGCTCTGATTCTCTTTTTCTAGTTCTGTTTTAGACGCAGCGGAGACAGAAGCGGACTCGACGTCTGACCTGGGCTGTCCGTCCACTCCGGTCTGACAGGTCGCTGTGGGGTGACAGGTGTCCGAAAAGCAGGCGGAAACCAACTGGCAGCCAGACTTTGGATCGCCACCAATGGGGGACATGCCGAACATACACTTACAGATGGACTGAGTGGCGggcagagacacaaagagagCGTATTCATACTCTGATTACTTCCAGGTTCCTTAACTCGACTCTGTTCGGCCTGCTCACCTTGTTGGGgccatcaaacacacaaacggTGGAATTGACCGGACATCCTCCATTGTTTTCTGAGCAGGGGTTTCGGGGGACGCAGACCTTGCCGTCTCCCTCGTAGTCTGGCTTACATGTGCagacgacctttgacccctgtgAGGAGCATTGGGCGTTGACGTCGCAGTCCTTCTGCGAACAAACTCCTGAGCAGGGAAACACATCGGTTGATGTTCAGCTCCTGAGATGATTTACAACGTCTGGGAACTACTTATGACTGCATTTATTCTCAATGTGTTGAAAAGGAAACCAGTTCAGCCTTCAGCAGACAAGCTGCTGGCACCCTGGCGAGAAGCACTTCCTCAGCTGCCGCACCACAACTTCTGTTTGCACCTTCTTTTTTCATGATACCATATTTTCGCTTTTGAGATTTTGAGAACAATCATCCTcgagatcaggggtgtcaaacataggggccgtgggccaaaaccagcttGCAAGAGGTTCCAATCCGGTCCGCCAAGCTACCAAGCAAATTGTAGAAATTCCAAAGAAAACTGAGATGTTCTCAAGAAATGTTTTAAGAGTAGCAGATTCGACATAACACTGAGACTGACAGATGTGAGAACTTCCTCCACCAACTCGTCCAATTCCACATTTATTGTCCTTGCAGGGCTCAGAGCTCCGGTTAATCACTCCATTGTCAATGAGCttccagcagactgcagagtcAAAACCCTCAATAC encodes:
- the LOC115388450 gene encoding tripartite motif-containing protein 35-like isoform X2, coding for MHSISEEDLCCPICTGIYRNPVVLSCSHSFCKICIQKWWQGKKERECPCCKRKSSKSDPPNNLALRNLCEAFLSGSEQRESAGLCKLHSEKLRLFCLDHQQPVCLVCRESKMHKQHEFRPIDEAAQDHRVKLQIELTPLQEKLALFEEFKEKYDQTAKHMVAQAQQTEEHIKEQFKKLHQFLQEEEETRIAALRDEQDQKNQLLKGKIQVLSRNISVLSDVIRATETELRAEDVPFLNNYKAAVERVQQLPHLQDPKLISGVLIDEVNHVGNLAFNIWKKMKQVVSWAPVILDPNTADPELKVSADLRIVKAVKQQKLPANPERTKYSCSVLGSQGFNSGSHSWEIYVGNNKDWELGVLGDQTGSNGRLQSRLWRILFSDGKLTAFSSSDVEKHLTVKTKLEKFCFRRSGDRSGLDV
- the LOC115388450 gene encoding tripartite motif-containing protein 35-like isoform X1, whose translation is MHSISEEDLCCPICTGIYRNPVVLSCSHSFCKICIQKWWQGKKERECPCCKRKSSKSDPPNNLALRNLCEAFLSGSEQRESAGLCKLHSEKLRLFCLDHQQPVCLVCRESKMHKQHEFRPIDEAAQDHRVKLQIELTPLQEKLALFEEFKEKYDQTAKHMVAQAQQTEEHIKEQFKKLHQFLQEEEETRIAALRDEQDQKNQLLKGKIQVLSRNISVLSDVIRATETELRAEDVPFLNNYKAAVERVQQLPHLQDPKLISGVLIDEVNHVGNLAFNIWKKMKQVVSWAPVILDPNTADPELKVSADLRIVKAVKQQKLPANPERTKYSCSVLGSQGFNSGSHSWEIYVGNNKDWELGVLGDQTGSNGRLQSRLWRILFSDGKLTAFSSSDVEKHLTVKTKLEKVRVHLDFGRGKLSFSNSDTETHLHTFMHKFSDTVFPYIYTESPQPLKILPAKVSVTVECV
- the LOC115388450 gene encoding tripartite motif-containing protein 35-like isoform X3: MHSISEEDLCCPICTGIYRNPVVLSCSHSFCKICIQKWWQGKKERECPCCKRKSSKSDPPNNLALRNLCEAFLSGSEQRESAGLCKLHSEKLRLFCLDHQQPVCLVCRESKMHKQHEFRPIDEAAQDHRVKLQIELTPLQEKLALFEEFKEKYDQTAKHMVAQAQQTEEHIKEQFKKLHQFLQEEEETRIAALRDEQDQKNQLLKGKIQVLSRNISVLSDVIRATETELRAEDVPFLNNYKAAVERVQQLPHLQDPKLISGVLIDEVNHVGNLAFNIWKKMKQVVSWAPVILDPNTADPELKVSADLRIVKAVKQQKLPANPERTKYSCSVLGSQGFNSGSHSWEIYVGNNKDWELGVLGDQTGSNGRLQSRLWRILFSDGKLTAFSSSDVEKHLTVKTKLEKWSDDVS